A DNA window from Kitasatospora atroaurantiaca contains the following coding sequences:
- a CDS encoding Fur family transcriptional regulator, translating into MANTDTPTDWKADLRERGYRLTPQRQLVLEAVDVLDHATPDEILAQVRRTASGVNISTVYRTLELLEELGLVSHAHLGHGAPTYHLAGRHTHLHLVCRDCERVTETDTAIATPLIDSLRAEHGFDTDLKHFAIFGRCADCTAKLAQSQS; encoded by the coding sequence GTGGCGAACACCGACACCCCCACCGACTGGAAGGCCGACCTGCGCGAGCGCGGCTACCGCCTGACGCCGCAGCGGCAGCTGGTGCTGGAGGCCGTCGACGTACTCGACCACGCGACCCCGGACGAGATCCTGGCCCAGGTCCGGCGGACCGCCAGCGGCGTCAACATCTCCACCGTGTACCGCACGCTGGAGCTGCTGGAGGAGCTCGGGCTGGTCTCGCACGCCCACCTCGGCCACGGCGCCCCGACGTACCACCTGGCGGGCCGGCACACCCATCTGCACCTGGTCTGCCGGGACTGCGAGCGGGTCACCGAGACCGACACGGCGATCGCCACCCCGCTGATCGACAGCCTGCGCGCCGAGCACGGATTCGACACCGACCTCAAGCATTTCGCCATCTTCGGCCGCTGCGCCGACTGCACCGCGAAGCTCGCACAGTCGCAGTCGTAA
- a CDS encoding YgfZ/GcvT domain-containing protein, with the protein MKSPLLGLPGAVPAEGADEGVAAHYGNIFREQRELAAGRGFVDLSHRGVVTVTGTDRLTWLHLLLTQHVSALPPQQATEALILSPHGHVEHALYLVDDGTTTWAHVEPGTQQSLIAYLESMKFFYRVEIADATADYAVVHLPAGSTASAEGAAALRELPYGRDLFLPRGELEKLAAQYGPAAGIWAYEALRIEAHRPRLGFETDHRTIPHEVDWLSTAVHLQKGCYRGQETVARVHNLGKPPRRLVFLHLDGTEESLPPHGTEIHLASDPAGRALGFVTSSARHFELGPIALAIVKRNVAVDALLLAGTVPASQEVVVPQ; encoded by the coding sequence ATGAAGAGCCCGCTGCTTGGTCTGCCCGGTGCCGTCCCCGCCGAGGGAGCCGACGAGGGCGTGGCCGCCCACTACGGCAACATCTTCCGCGAGCAGCGCGAGCTGGCCGCCGGGCGCGGCTTCGTCGACCTGTCGCACCGGGGCGTGGTCACGGTGACCGGCACGGACCGGCTGACCTGGCTGCACCTGCTGCTCACCCAGCACGTCAGCGCCCTGCCGCCGCAGCAGGCCACCGAGGCGCTGATCCTCTCCCCGCACGGGCACGTCGAGCACGCGCTCTACCTGGTCGACGACGGCACCACCACCTGGGCGCACGTCGAGCCGGGCACCCAGCAGTCGCTGATCGCGTACCTGGAGAGCATGAAGTTCTTCTACCGGGTGGAGATCGCCGACGCGACCGCGGACTACGCGGTGGTCCACCTCCCCGCCGGGTCCACCGCCTCCGCCGAGGGCGCCGCCGCCCTGCGTGAACTCCCGTACGGGCGCGACCTGTTCCTGCCGCGCGGCGAGCTCGAGAAGCTCGCGGCGCAGTACGGCCCGGCCGCCGGGATCTGGGCGTACGAGGCGCTGCGGATCGAGGCGCACCGGCCGCGGCTGGGCTTCGAGACGGACCACCGCACCATTCCGCACGAGGTCGACTGGCTGTCCACCGCCGTGCACCTCCAGAAGGGCTGCTACCGGGGCCAGGAGACCGTCGCCCGGGTGCACAACCTGGGGAAGCCGCCGCGCCGGCTGGTCTTCCTGCACCTGGACGGCACCGAGGAGTCGCTGCCCCCGCACGGCACCGAGATCCACCTCGCCTCGGACCCGGCCGGCCGGGCGCTGGGCTTCGTGACCTCCTCGGCGCGCCACTTCGAGCTGGGCCCGATCGCGCTGGCGATCGTCAAGCGCAACGTCGCGGTGGATGCCCTGCTGCTGGCCGGCACGGTGCCGGCCTCGCAGGAAGTGGTCGTCCCCCAGTAG